The Budorcas taxicolor isolate Tak-1 chromosome 5, Takin1.1, whole genome shotgun sequence genome includes a window with the following:
- the PRKAG1 gene encoding 5'-AMP-activated protein kinase subunit gamma-1 isoform X2 — protein sequence MSIFKTPESNNSVYTSFMKSHRCYDLIPTSSKLVVFDTSLQVKKAFFALVTNGVRAAPLWDSKKQSFVGMLTITDFINILHRYYKSALVQIYELEEHKIETWREVYLQDSFKPLVCISPNASLFDAVSSLIRNKIHRLPVIDPESGNTLYILTHKRILKFLKLFITEFPKPEFMSKSLEELQIGTYANIAMVRTTTPVYVALGIFVQHRVSALPVVDEKGRVVDIYSKFDVINLAAEKTYNNLDVSVTKALQHRSHYFEGVLKCYLHETLEAIINRLVEAEVHRLVVVDENDVVKGIVSLSDILQALVLTGGEKP from the exons ATGAGCATCTTCAAG ACTCCGGAATCCAACAATAGCGTGTATACTTCCTTCATGAAGTCTCATCGCTGCTATGACCTGATTCCCACAAGCTCAAAACTGGTTGTATTTGATACTTCCCTTCAG GTAAAGAAAGCTTTCTTTGCTTTGGTGACTAATGGTGTCCGGGCTGCCCCTTTGTGGGATAGTAAGAAGCAGAGTTTTGTGG GCATGCTGACCATCACTGATTTCATCAATATCCTGCACCGCTACTATAAATCAGCCTTG GTGCAGATCTATGAGCTGGAAGAACACAAGATAGAAACTTGGAGAG AGGTGTACCTACAGGACTCCTTTAAGCCACTTGTCTGCATTTCTCCTAACGCCAG CTTGTTTGATGCTGTCTCTTCATTAATTCGCAACAAGATCCACAGGCTGCCAGTTATTGACCCGGAATCAGGCAACACCTTGTACATCCTCACCCACAAGCGCATCCTCAAGTTCCTCAAGTTATTT ATCACCGAGTTCCCCAAGCCAGAGTTCATGTCTAAGTCTCTGGAAGAGCTACAGATTGGTACCTATGCCAACATTGCTATGGTCCGCACCACCACCCCTGTGTACGTGGCTCTGGGCATCTTTGTACAGCACCGAGTCTCAGCCCTGCCAGTGGTGGATGAGAAAG GGCGTGTGGTGGACATCTACTCCAAGTTTGATGTTATC aaCCTGGCAGCAGAAAAGACCTACAACAACCTAGATGTGTCAGTGACCAAAGCCCTGCAACACCGATCACATTACTTTGAGGGTGTTCTCAAGTGCTACCTGCATGAGACTCTGGAAGCCATCATCAACAGGCTGGTAGAAGCAGAG GTTCACCGACTTGTAGTGGTGGATGAGAATGATGTGGTCAAGGGGATTGTATCCCTGTCTGACATCTTGCAGGCGCTGGTGCTCACAGGCGGAGAGAAGCCCTGA
- the PRKAG1 gene encoding 5'-AMP-activated protein kinase subunit gamma-1 isoform X1, with product MEAVPSSDSYPAVENEHLQETPESNNSVYTSFMKSHRCYDLIPTSSKLVVFDTSLQVKKAFFALVTNGVRAAPLWDSKKQSFVGMLTITDFINILHRYYKSALVQIYELEEHKIETWREVYLQDSFKPLVCISPNASLFDAVSSLIRNKIHRLPVIDPESGNTLYILTHKRILKFLKLFITEFPKPEFMSKSLEELQIGTYANIAMVRTTTPVYVALGIFVQHRVSALPVVDEKGRVVDIYSKFDVINLAAEKTYNNLDVSVTKALQHRSHYFEGVLKCYLHETLEAIINRLVEAEVHRLVVVDENDVVKGIVSLSDILQALVLTGGEKP from the exons GTCCCTTCTTCAGATAGCTACCCAGCTGTGGAAAATGAGCATCTTCAAG AGACTCCGGAATCCAACAATAGCGTGTATACTTCCTTCATGAAGTCTCATCGCTGCTATGACCTGATTCCCACAAGCTCAAAACTGGTTGTATTTGATACTTCCCTTCAG GTAAAGAAAGCTTTCTTTGCTTTGGTGACTAATGGTGTCCGGGCTGCCCCTTTGTGGGATAGTAAGAAGCAGAGTTTTGTGG GCATGCTGACCATCACTGATTTCATCAATATCCTGCACCGCTACTATAAATCAGCCTTG GTGCAGATCTATGAGCTGGAAGAACACAAGATAGAAACTTGGAGAG AGGTGTACCTACAGGACTCCTTTAAGCCACTTGTCTGCATTTCTCCTAACGCCAG CTTGTTTGATGCTGTCTCTTCATTAATTCGCAACAAGATCCACAGGCTGCCAGTTATTGACCCGGAATCAGGCAACACCTTGTACATCCTCACCCACAAGCGCATCCTCAAGTTCCTCAAGTTATTT ATCACCGAGTTCCCCAAGCCAGAGTTCATGTCTAAGTCTCTGGAAGAGCTACAGATTGGTACCTATGCCAACATTGCTATGGTCCGCACCACCACCCCTGTGTACGTGGCTCTGGGCATCTTTGTACAGCACCGAGTCTCAGCCCTGCCAGTGGTGGATGAGAAAG GGCGTGTGGTGGACATCTACTCCAAGTTTGATGTTATC aaCCTGGCAGCAGAAAAGACCTACAACAACCTAGATGTGTCAGTGACCAAAGCCCTGCAACACCGATCACATTACTTTGAGGGTGTTCTCAAGTGCTACCTGCATGAGACTCTGGAAGCCATCATCAACAGGCTGGTAGAAGCAGAG GTTCACCGACTTGTAGTGGTGGATGAGAATGATGTGGTCAAGGGGATTGTATCCCTGTCTGACATCTTGCAGGCGCTGGTGCTCACAGGCGGAGAGAAGCCCTGA
- the DDN gene encoding dendrin, whose translation MLDGQLFSEGPDSPRELKDEESGSCLWVQKSKLLVIEVKTISCHYSRRAPPRQLMDFQASHWVRGPQSRTCGPRPGSPEPPPRRPWASRVLQEATNWRAGPPAEARAREQEKRKAASQEREAKETERKRRKAGGARRSPPGRPRPEPRNALRVAHSAGLPAPSRPERLGSVGRPPRPSAQPQSNPGAPWAGPWAGRRPGPPSYEAHLLLRGAAGMAPRRRWDRPPPYVAPPSYEGPHRTLGTKRGPEPSQARACSTSAPTRTEGGCAKKRLDPRIYRDVLGAWGLRQGRGLLGGSPGCGTDRPRLESGKGAAEKSPRLAAGVLKSGSDGHPQDKAAGSPGTVPAGSATATPSPPRPTPRSRPHLKGSGEGREGRDQTWLPKRWVPSIKKQPPRHSQTLPRPWAPGGTGWRESLGHRGEAGPETLEGWKATRRPHTLPRSSRGPARREGVFVIDATCVVIRSQYVPTPRTQHVQLLPAGVPRLVGNAPSQPKPNKEEGEGAAVLPSPCRKLPLSSRPSLQPSEGRGLEAEGGKPADSSLEERASRILGLPVGEVNLQDPPTQPGSPEHSALGPPASGGARGAEGSEKVASGLRRTGRGWARAPGPYAGALREAVSRIRRHTAPDSDSDEAAELSVHSSSSDASDTEASGASWRKERTGPPEGGKTAELNSNAREIVGAISKNEEVLFGARDIKGTPQGNREQQ comes from the exons atgCTGGATGGCCAGCTCTTCTCCGAGGGGCCCGATAGCCCCCGGGAGCTCAAGGATGAGGAGTCTGGCAGCTGCCTCTGGGTGCAGAAATCCAAGCTGCTGGTGATCGAAGTGAAGACTATTTCCTGTCATTATAGTCGCCGCGCCCCTCCTCGACAGCTCATGGACTTCCAGGCCAGCCACTGGGTCCGCGGGCCCCAGAGCCGCAC GTGTGGGCCGCGCCCGGGATCCCCTGAGCCGCCTCCCCGCCGGCCCTGGGCCTCCAGGGTGCTGCAGGAGGCGACCAACTGGCGGGCAGGGCCCCCGGCCGAGGCCCGAGCCCGGgagcaagagaaaaggaaagcgGCGTCGCAGGAGCGGGAGGCCAAGGAGACCGAGCGAAAAAGGCGCAAGGCTGGTGGGGCCCGAAGGAGTCCCCCTGGTCGGCCCCGCCCGGAGCCTCGGAACGCCCTTCGGGTGGCCCACTCTGCAGGGCTCCCAGCTCCCTCAAGGCCCGAGCGCCTGGGGTCGGTGGGGCGACCGCCCCGTCCATCCGCGCAGCCGCAGAGCAATCCTGGGGCGCCGTGGGCGGGGCCCTGGGCTGGTCGGCGGCCAGGGCCCCCCAGCTACGAGGCTCACCTGCTGCTGAGAGGCGCTGCCGGGATGGCCCCGCGACGCCGCTGGGACCGGCCGCCACCCTACGTGGCTCCACCTTCTTACGAGGGCCCCCACAGGACCCTGGGGACTAAGCGAGGCCCCGAGCCCTCGCAGGCGCGCGCCTGTTCAACCTCTGCGCCGACTAGGACAGAGGGAGGGTGCGCAAAGAAGAGGCTAGATCCTCGGATCTACCGGGACGTCCTAGGGGCCTGGGGTCTCCGTCAGGGACGGGGTCTCTTGGGGGGATCCCCAGGCTGTGGAACAGACAGGCCAAGGCTGGAGTCCGGTAAGGGGGCTGCGGAGAAAAGCCCGAGGCTGGCTGCTGGTGTCCTGAAGAGTGGTAGCGACGGCCATCCCCAAGATAAAGCCGCTGGGAGCCCAGGCACCGTTCCTGCGGGGTCTGCCACTGCCACCCCTAGCCCCCCGCGTCCCACTCCCAGGTCCAGACCCCATCTCAAGGGCTccggggaagggagggaagggagagaccaGACCTGGCTCCCCAAACGCTGGGTTCCCTCCATTAAAAAGCAGCCGCCCCGGCATAGCCAGACCCTTCCCAGACCCTGGGCTCCAGGAGGCACGGGATGGAGAGAGTCCCTGGGTCATAGAGGGGAGGCAGGACCCGAGACCTTGGAGGGTTGGAAGGCGACCCGACGCCCCCACACCCTGCCCCGAAGTTCCCGTGGCCCCGCTCGTCGGGAAGGCGTCTTTGTCATTGATGCCACTTGCGTGGTGATACGCTCCCAGTACGTCCCGACCCCTCGAACCCAGCATGTGCAGCTTTTGCCCGCCGGGGTGCCGCGCCTTGTGGGGAATGCCCCCAGCCAACCGAAACCCAAtaaagaggagggagagggggccgCGGTCCTTCCCTCCCCTTGCCGAAAGCTGCCATTAAGCAGTCGCCCTTCTCTCCAACCCAGTGAGGGACGCGGGCTCGAAGCTGAGGGCGGGAAGCCCGCGGACTCCTCACTGGAGGAGCGCGCCTCGCGCATCTTGGGGCTCCCGGTTGGCGAAGTAAACCTACAGGATCCCCCCACGCAGCCAGGTAGCCCAGAGCACTCAGCCTTAGGCCCACCGGCTTCGGGGGGAGCGCGCGGTGCCGAGGGATCGGAGAAAGTGGCGTCCGGCCTGCGGCGCACAGGCCGGGGCTGGGCGCGAGCCCCTGGACCCTATGCCGGGGCCCTGCGGGAAGCCGTGTCTCGCATCCGCCGCCACACCGCCCCGGACTCCGACTCAGACGAAGCTGCGGAGCTCAGCGTCCATAGCAGCTCTTCTGATGCGAGCGACACAGAAGCCTCGGGCGCCTCCTGGCGGAAAGAGCGGACCGGGCCCCCGGAAGGCGGGAAGACAGCCGAGCTGAACAGCAATGCCCGAGAGATTGTAGGTGCCATCAGCAAAAACGAGGAGGTCCTCTTCGGGGCGAGGGACATTAAGGGGACTCCACAGGGAAATAGGGAGCAACAGTGA